A genomic window from Lotus japonicus ecotype B-129 chromosome 1, LjGifu_v1.2 includes:
- the LOC130727762 gene encoding uncharacterized protein LOC130727762, with protein MNVEDLLREIAKARIRNAENVDPPKDAAGIIIPENVMPLQPTEQTSIEARLEKYSSTTFTIPPISERWLNLPDLFTPTTHEFSDTKLLNESGYVIRKTTTENLAGMGRIVIPMLCSGFTRTGVVGLFTLAYNLKDSESANWEDAIDDIPAESSFLDTELDRDAEIHYKSSGQHKPFPATQDVRTEAAYYCYIAASVLRLFTKPPENYSKAWNHIHTNFTRFYSRSPPVIPNSPNIEVLRGLHSVFEMQKYKVTLFKLLYASSSNNRALGLKRFLYDLHLANPGLHVVNISIRLCKVLNVPSQKLIDIMNVGEFRRQAVALAEMIRLVVIKADDHKRKMWRFGRIFDSTFMAELQTKACSKLVYILAYALKSEQPHGNENILDIVQLQNFSPDMKHKLSAAAQKVIKSLRSNV; from the coding sequence ATGAATGTCGAAGATCTGCTGAGAGAAATCGCTAAAGCTAGGATAagaaatgctgaaaatgtggatCCTCCTAAAGATGCTGCAGGTATAATAATTCCAGAGAATGTCATGCCACTCCAACCAACTGAACAAACTTCAATAGAAGCAAGATTGGAAAAATATTCAAGCACAACATTTACAATTCCGCCAATCTCTGAACGCTGGTTGAACCTTCCTGATTTATTCACTCCCACGACTCATGAGTTTTCTGACACCAAACTTCTCAATGAATCTGGATATGTCATTAGAAAAACTACTACAGAGAACCTAGCTGGGATGGGAAGGATTGTAATTCCAATGTTGTGCTCAGGATTTACAAGGACTGGGGTTGTGGGACTCTTCACTCTTGCTTATAATCTGAAGGATAGTGAGTCTGCAAATTGGGAGGATGCCATTGACGATATCCCCGCTGAGTCATCCTTCTTGGATACTGAATTAGACAGAGATGCAGAAATTCATTATAAATCATCTGGACAACATAAGCCGTTTCCTGCTACACAAGATGTAAGGACTGAGGCAGCATATTATTGTTACATTGCAGCATCTGTTCTCCGCCTATTCACCAAGCCTCCCGAAAATTATTCCAAAGCATGGAACCACATACACACCAATTTTACTAGATTCTATTCTCGGAGTCCTCCTGTCATACCAAACAGCCCTAACATAGAAGTTCTGAGAGGTCTTCATTCAGTTTTTGAGATGCAGAAGTACAAGGTTACTCTCTTCAAGCTACTTTATGCTAGCTCCTCGAATAATAGAGCATTAGGCTTGAAGAGATTTCTGTATGATCTTCATTTAGCAAACCCTGGCCTTCATGTGGTTAACATCTCCATACGATTGTGTAAGGTTTTGAATGTTCCAAGTCAAAAGTTAATAGATATCATGAATGTGGGAGAGTTTCGGAGACAGGCAGTTGCACTAGCGGAGATGATACGCTTAGTCGTGATTAAGGCAGATGACCACAAGAGGAAAATGTGGAGATTTGGAAGGATTTTTGACAGCACATTCATGGCTGAGTTGCAGACTAAGGCATGCTCTAAATTGGTCTACATCTTGGCTTATGCCCTCAAGTCAGAACAGCCTCACGGTAATGAAAACATTCTTGACATTGTTCAACTTCAAAATTTTAGTCCAGATATGAAGCACAAGCTTAGTGCTGCTGCTCAGAAGGTTATCAAATCTTTACGCAGCAATGTATAG
- the LOC130711931 gene encoding uncharacterized protein LOC130711931 encodes MARTKQTKRVSSEELADRRAYLHASHRRGDHDTDVSTSRKRARKGAPKATTEVPAPATEVPATQVPDTEVPAPATEVPATQVPATEVPALSTPEVTATEVSPQSTPEVTAHDTVEPSTSSLDIDAVEESESESESESGSESGSESEIEGEDVEVEDPNMPPLQRDPPFPGGPVELSLLQHYPDHIAPWTWHTLLGTTDPRYSERGDLRRATAGTKLGLMTCEGDNYREVRLIVERSGLYPLVRCSYVETDPGLISALVERWHEETSSFHMPFGEMTVTLDDVSALLHIPVGGRFYTPGVASRYDVAETCALLLGGDADLYMAEFDKLRGPTMRFSFLRDLYPKAVAEGRYEHAARMYLMHLVGATLFADKSGGHSFSARWIGMLQDLERVSEFAWGAMALATLYDQLGQSSRSGVKQLAGYTSLLMAWVFEHFPDRLVRRYANPAYTEDQPRARRWTESRSGHARLDERRVLLDELTADDVTWTPYEAHREWRQRDERALFSGYIRCPYPPAVRPHLPERVMRQFGYIQTIPRHPSEMDRSPAAEAVDAAFAGYVQYLFPEGDPAIEEGQAVGGYMDWYARVSHCFIIPDERRIDLSAVAALRRALEVLELSLEVDDALLPGTQARALTERALRILQDLAGTQGIAYAAGRGGLGAGGRVGGRAGGRAGGRAGGREGGRAGARGGRRGSMTSTFFYDDEMLLLKQDNDVSEGMLLQQQDNVQPISVDTTHLWSTDQIFETVDDLKQWAKNVGKDNGYAIVTGRSDYSRKGGNMYIVLRCSKHGVYIPYKDPKSFKYNSTGSQKCDCPFKLKGRPTEGDKNWWLKVLEGVHNHEPAGSLVGHSYAGRLTEEEKVQVDSMNNNWVPPRHMLATLKENNPGNLSTITQVYNRIKKVKELDRGPLTEMQYLLKKLAEANYVHFERHEEDSDVIMELFWAHPNAIKLFNTFPHVVIMDCTYKTNKFQIPLLEMVGLTSTGLTYSIAFCYMTRERTPDYVWALECMKSLLADPARLPGVIVTDRELALLSAVRNIFPEATHLLCLFHINKNVEAKCKLWVDTTDFKALVMQKWNEVVYAETTTQFEEEWSDMCDMCKDHPRFTSYIYDTWLVHKEKFVKAWTNRVKHFGTTTSNRAESAHASLKKMLRNGKGNLCDSWEAIDRLTIVRHNAIQASFERSINIVEHRFKSPMYKNMRGFVAKHALHLMYDEQNRFWGHGEKCGCVMKVTHGLPCACALQSIASIPYAAVDPFWKILSWEQVPVVESQTSNSGCMPLEIEALWAHFNTLDDAGQSMLRRKLKELYCPQISSLCPPEVKIKHNQSSKERKTKPPRGQSIGSTQRDLSHWEHVDNQTKEQESKASKRKPRLTKTPKTTPTSQAPKSKNKMSRRCIAGPSERSGRLASG; translated from the exons ATGGCGAGGACAAAGCAAACTAAGAGGGTATCGTCTGAAGAGTTGGCCGATCGTCGTGCCTATCTCCACGCTTCTCATAGGCGAGGTGATCATGATACAGATGTGTCGACTTCTCGGAAGCGGGCTAGGAAGGGGGCTCCGAAGGCGACCACTGAGGTTCCTGCCcctgctactgaggttcctgctacTCAGGTTCCTGATACTGAGGTTCCTGCCcctgctactgaggttcctgctactcaggttcctgctactgaggttcctgctcTCTCGACGCCTGAGGTTACTGCTACTGAGGTTTCTCCTCAGTCGACGCCTGAGGTTACCGCCCACGATACTGTTGAGCCTTCCACCTCTTCACTTgatattgatgcagttgaggagTCGGAGTCGGAGTCGGAGTCGGAGTCGGGGTCGGAGTCGGGGTCTGAGTCTGAGATTGAGGGTGAGGatgtagaggtagaggatccGAATATGCCGCCGCTCCAGAGAGATCCACCGTTTCCTGGTGGGCCGGTTGAGTTGTCACTTCTGCAGCATTACCCGGATCACATAGCGCCGTGGACGTGGCATACCCTACTAGGCACCACTGACCCTCGTTATTCTGAGCGAGGTGATTTGAGGCGTGCCACTGCTGGTACGAAGCTCGGGCTGATGACGTGTGAGGGGGACAATTACAGGGAGGTCCGCTTGATTGTGGAGAGGAGCGGACTGTATCCACTGGTCAGGTGCAGCTATGTAGAGACGGATCCAGGGCTTATATCGGCCCTTGTGGAGAGGTGGCACGAGGAGACTAGTAGTTTCCACATGCCATTTGGGGAGATGACTGTCACCCTTGACGACGTCTCCGCTCTTCTTCACATCCCGGTTGGTGGGAGATTCTACACTCCAGGAGTGGCCTCGAGATATGATGTGGCAGAGACCTGCGCTTTGCTGTTAGGGGGGGATGCAGATTTGTACATGGCTGAGTTTGATAAGCTTAGGGGTCCGACTATGAGGTTCAGCTTCTTGCGAGACCTTTACCCGAAAGCTGTTGCAG AGGGGCGGTACGAGCATGCAGCCAGGATGTACCTGATGCATCTTGTTGGCGCGACATTGTTCGCCGACAAGAGTGGGGGGCACTCATTCTCCGCCCGTTGGATAGGCATGCTACAGGATCTTGAGCGGGTGTCGGAGTTCGCGTGGGGCGCCATGGCCCTTGCCacgttgtacgaccagcttgGACAGTCTTCTCGCAGCGGGGTCAAACAGTTGGCCGGTTACACTTCCCTGTTGATGGCCTGGGTCTTTGAGCACTTTCCAGACAGGCTCGTTCGCCGGTATGCGAACCCGGCTTACACAGAGGACCAGCCCAGAGCTCGTAGGTGGACAGAGTCACGGTCGGGGCATGCTAGGCTTGACGAGAGGCGAGTACTACTTGATGAGTTGACGGCCGACGACGTCACTTGGACTCCATATGAGGCCCACAGGGAATGGCGACAGCGGGATGAGAGGGCTTTGTTCTCAGGCTACATTCGGTGTCCCTATCCCCCTGCTGTGCGACCTCATCTTCCGGAGCGGGTCATGCGACAGTTTGGGTATATACAGACGATCCCGCGCCACCCTAGTGAGATGGATAGATCTCCCGCAGCTGAGGCTGTTGATGCGGCATTCGCAGGTTATGTGCAGTACTTGTTCCCTGAGGGCGACCCTGCTATAGAGGAGGGACAGGCTGTGGGCGGTTACATGGATTGGTACGCTAGAGTGTCTCATTGTTTCATCATACCGGATGAGAGGAGGATTGATCTCAGTGCCGtg GCTGCTTTGCGTAGGGCTTTAGAAGTCCTTGAGTTGTCACTTGAGGTGGATGATGCTTTGCTGCCAGGCACACAGGCCCGCGCTTTAACGGAGAGAGCACTTCGCATCCTCCAGGACTTGGCTGGGACACAGGGCATTGCTTACGCTGCTGGGAGAGGAGGTCTGGGAGCAGGTGGCCGAGTAGGTGGCCGAGCCGGCGGCCGAGCAGGTGGCCGAGCAGGTGGCCGGGAGGGCGGCAGGGCAGGAGCCAGGGGAGGTCGTAGGG GCAGTATGACGAGCACATTTTTCTATGATGATGAAATGCTGCTTCTAAAACAAGATAATGATGTCAGTGAAGGAATGTTGCTTCAACAACAAGATAATGTTCAGCCTATAAGTGTGGATACCACTCATTTATGGTCGACCGATCAG ATATTTGAAACTGTTGATGACCTTAAACAATGGGCTAAGAATGTTGGGAAGGACAATGGATATGCGATTGTGACTGGAAGGTCTGATTATTCCAGAAAAGGTGGAAATATGTATATTGTTCTGCGGTGCTCGAAGCATGGTGTGTACATCCCGTACAAGGACCCTAAGTCCTTCAAGTACAACTCCACCGGATCACAAAAATGTGATTGTCCTTTTAAACTTAAAGGACGACCTACGGAGGGTGATAAAAATTGGTGGCTGAAAGTGTTGGAAGGggtacacaaccatgaaccagctggATCTTTGGTTGGCCATTCCTATGCTGGTCGACtaacagaagaagagaaggttcAAGTCGACAGCATGAATAACAATTGGGTCCCACCGAGACACATGTTGGCCACTTTGAAGGAAAATAATCCGGGTAACTTGTCTACCATCACTCAAGTGTATAATCGCATCAAAAAAGTTAAAGAATTAGACCGCGGGCCACTTACAGAGATGCAATATTTGCTGAAGAAGTTGGCAGAAGCCAACTATgttcactttgaaagacatgaagAAGATTCGGATGTCATTATGGAACTTTTCTGGGCTCATCCTAATGCTATTAAactcttcaacacattccctcaCGTGGTaatcatggattgcacatacaagacaaacaaatttcAAATTCCATTGCTTGAAATGGTTGGCCTCACTTCTACTGGTCTGACTTACTCCATTGCATTTTGCTACATGACTCGTGAGCGCACACCTGACTATGTTTGGGCCTTGGAGTGCATGAAATCTCTACTTGCTGACCCTGCCCGATTACCTGGAGTGATTGTGACTGATAGGGAATTGGCTTTACTCAGTGCTGTTCGGAATATTTTTCCTGAGGCTACCCATTTACTATGCCTAttccacataaacaagaatgttGAGGCAAAGTGCAAATTGTGGGTTGACACAACGGATTTTAAAGCCTTAGTGATGCAAAAGTGGAATGAAGTGGTATATGCGGAAACAACTACACAATTTGAGGAGGAATGGAGCGacatgtgtgatatgtgtaaggATCATCCAAGGTTCACATCGTACATTTATGACACTTGGTTGGttcacaaggagaaatttgtGAAGGCATGGACAAACAGAGTGAAGCATTTTGGAacgacaacaagtaacag GGCTGAAAGTGCACATGCAAGCTTGAAGAAGATGCTTAGGAATGGCAAGGGTAACCTGTGCGATTCATGGGAAGCAATTGATAGGTTGACCATTGTACGCCACAATGCAATacaagcatcgtttgagcgcagtattaaCATTGTAGAGCACCGTTTCAAGTCTCCAATGTATAAGAATATGAGAGGATTCGTTGCTAAACATGCACTTCACCTAATGTATGATGAACAAAACAGATTTTGGGGTCATGGTGAGAAATGCGGTTGCGTGATGAAAgtcactcatggactaccttgcgcttGTGCACTTCAGAGTATTGCCTCAATTCCGTATGCAGCAGTtgatccattctggaagatacTTTCTTGGGAACAAGTGCCTGTTGTGGAGAGTCAAACCTCAAACAGTGGATGCATGCCGCTAGAGATTGAGGCTTTGTGGGCTCATTTCAATACCTTGGATGATGCGGGCCAAAGTATGCTGAGAAGGAAGCTTAAAGAGCTTTATTGTCCTCAAATCAGTTCATTGTGTCCTCCTGAAGTGAAGATAAAGCACAATCAATCGTCCAAGGAGAGGAAAACCAAACCTCCCAGAGGTCAATCAATAGGATCCACCCAGCGTGACCTTTCACATTGGGAACATGTTGACAATCAGACCAAAGAACAAGAATCGAAAGCTAGCAAGAGGAAACCTAGGCTCACcaaaactcctaaaacaactccaACATCGCAAGCTCCTAAGTCAAAGAACAAGATG AGCCGTCGCTGCATTGCTGGACCTTCAGAACGGTCAGGACGGTTGGCCTCGGGTTAG
- the LOC130727763 gene encoding bZIP transcription factor 44-like, protein MASSSGNSSTTTKFQSSGSEGDLQMVMDQRKNKRKQSNRESARRSRMRKQSHLEDLTSQVTQLTKENGEILTNINITSQQYQNVETENSILRAQMGELSQRLQSLNDIINVIKTSAAATTTTTGSYNEREFYQTGALNFSYLNQPITASADIFQW, encoded by the coding sequence ATGGCGTCGTCGAGTGGAAACTCCTCTACCACCACCAAGTTTCAGAGCTCTGGCTCTGAGGGTGATTTGCAGATGGTGATGGATCAGAGGAAGAACAAGAGGAAGCAATCGAATCGCGAATCGGCGAGGCGATCCAGGATGAGGAAACAGAGCCACTTGGAGGATCTGACCAGCCAGGTTACTCAGCTGACGAAGGAGAACGGCGAGATCCTCACCAACATCAACATCACCTCACAGCAATATCAGAATGTTGAGACAGAGAATTCCATTCTGAGGGCTCAGATGGGAGAGCTCAGCCAGAGGCTTCAATCTCTGAATGATATCATCAATGTGATCAAGACAAGCGctgctgccaccaccacaaccacagGGTCCTATAATGAAAGGGAATTTTACCAAACAGGTGCACTGAACTTCAGCTATCTGAACCAGCCTATCACTGCTTCTGCAGACATTTTTCAGTGGTGA
- the LOC130727761 gene encoding mitogen-activated protein kinase homolog NTF3 — protein sequence MATPVEPPNGIRNKGKHYYSMWQTLFEIDTKYVPIKPIGRGAYGIVCSSVNRETNEKVAIKKIQNAFENRVDALRTLRELKLLRHLHHDNVIALKDIMMPVHRSSFKDVYLVYELMDTDLHQIIKSSQSLSNDHCQYFLFQLLRGLKYLHSANILHRDLKPGNLLINANCDLKICDFGLARINCSKNQFMTEYVVTRWYRAPELLLCCDNYGTSIDVWSVGCIFAELLGRKPIFPGSECLNQLKLIINILGSQREEDIEFIDNPKAKKYIKSLPYSIGAPFSRLYPNAHPLAIDLLAKMLVFDPTKRISVAEALQHPYMAPLYDPNSDPPAMIPVDLDVDEDLGEEMIREMMWKEMLHYHPESAIENAELCS from the exons atgGCTACTCCTGTTGAGCCTCCAAATGGGATCAGAAACAAAGGAAAGCATTACTATTCCATGTGGCAAACCTTGTTTGAGATTGATACAAAATACGTGCCCATCAAGCCGATTGGTCGAGGAGCCTATGGAATTGTGTGCTCTTCTGTGAATAGAGAAACAAATGAGAAAGTTGCCATCAAGAAGATACAGAATGCCTTTGAGAATCGTGTTGATGCGTTGAGAACTTTGCGTGAACTGAAGCTTCTTCGCCATCTTCATCATGATAATGTGATTGCTTTGAAAGACATCATGATGCCTGTTCATAGGAGTAGTTTCAAGGATGTCTATCTGGTTTATGAACTCATGGACACGGATTTGCATCAGATCATTAAGTCTTCTCAATCACTGTCGAATGATCACTGTCAATATTTCCTCTTTCAG CTTCTTAGGGGCTTGAAATACCTCCACTCAGCTAACATCCTTCATCGTGACTTGAAACCTGGGAATCTTCTAATTAATGCAAATTGTGACCTTAAAATATGTGATTTTGGGTTAGCACGCATTAACTGCAGCAAGAACCAGTTCATGACTGAGTATGTTGTCACTCGATGGTATAGGGCGCCAGAGCTTCTACTCTGCTGCGACAACTATGGGACGTCTATTGATGTGTGGTCAGTGGGATGCATATTTGCAGAGCTTCTTGGGCGAAAACCTATTTTCCCTGGTTCAGAGTGTCTTAACCAGCTAAAATTGATTATCAATATCCTTGGTAGTCAAAGGGAAGAGGATATTGAATTTATTGATAATCCAAAGGCAAAGAAGTATATCAAGTCACTTCCATATTCTATTGGAGCCCCCTTCTCCCGACTTTACCCGAATGCGCATCCATTGGCAATTGATCTACTTGCAAAGATGCTTGTTTTTGATCCCACAAAGAGGATTAGTGTCGCCGAAGCACTTCAACACCCTTACATGGCCCCTCTCTATGATCCTAATAGTGACCCTCCAGCCATGATTCCTGTTGATCTTGACGTCGATGAGGATCTAGGGGAAGAGATGATAAGGGAGATGATGTGGAAGGAAATGCTTCATTACCATCCTGAATCTGCCATAGAAAATGCCGAGTTGTGCTCATAA
- the LOC130732218 gene encoding uncharacterized protein LOC130732218: protein MTSEIEIQDPTGTVGASIHHKVFTESVFAKDITVGSVLLLQKVAVFSPRKSNCYLNITLSNVVKVFSKDSAPPPGSFTNITED from the exons ATGACATCTGAGATTGAGATTCAGGACCCTACGGGCACTGTTGGCGCTAGTATCCATCACAAGGTCTTCACTGAAAGCGTATTTGCGAAagacataactgttggatctgttctgcTTCTCCAAAAG GTCGCTGTGTTCTCTCCTAGAAAGTCTAATTGTTATCTGAATATAACCTTGTCCAATGTAGTCAAG GTATTTTCAAAGGACAGTGCACCTCCACCTGGAAGCTTCACAAACATAACAGAAGATTAA
- the LOC130727764 gene encoding uncharacterized protein LOC130727764: protein MHNRLTLPPDGRATKARWMHLPEMGYLIANRFRVVFISISLKSSYTYLPMRGGAPPLEHPVIAIGHVTNHFVQLKLVSGHPMPPIAPQWEYNVEEPESEWCKPYKERLDRFMAEHTVWIGPCVITNFDLTDITED, encoded by the exons ATGCACAATCGTCTCACTCTCCCTCCTGATGGTAGAGCCACTAAAGCCAGATGGATGCATCTACCGGAGATGGGGTACCTTATTGCTAACCGGTTTCGGGTGGTTTTCATCTCCATCTCGTTAAAATCTAGTTACACTTACCTTCCGATGAGAGGAGGCGCCCCACCGTTAGAACATCCTGTCATAGCTATTGGTCATGTGACcaatcactttgtacag CTGAAGTTGGTGTctggacatcctatgccgccaattgctccCCAATGGGAATACAACGTTGAAGAACCCGAGTCCGAATGGTGTAAACCGTATAAAGAGCGTTTGGATAGATTTATGGCTGAACACActgtttggattggtccttgtgttattaccaactttgatttaacagacataacagaagattga